The Brassica rapa cultivar Chiifu-401-42 chromosome A10, CAAS_Brap_v3.01, whole genome shotgun sequence genome segment AATTTCATTagatttggaaaaaaataaaatatgattgattttgtatgaatatatattaatttcgtATACTTTAGGAAGTTGCTAGTTTATAGGGATATTTGTTTGACTTCTTCGTCAAGTttattttgtttagattttaAATAAACTATTAGTTTAATCAATAAACAAGCAGAATCCAAAGAAATATGATAATAAAAGAACTAACAAATcgaataaacttttaaaaatacgTTTTGGAGGAACAAatgttaaattaaaatatactaactAAGGCACATATTAGCTATACTCGTAAGAATTTGAAAATGAATATGCTACacataaatttgtataaatatgCGATTGTCAAATTTTCATATCTATTGTAACTCTTATTAGCTAATTCTTATATTCAGTTGTATTTTTTTGGGTGAACGttggtttttaaaatatgaatacATATAACTTTActattgaaaataaattatgaaaaatggTCCATATATACTTACAATCCTCATTTTTCAATTTAAACAATTTGGTTACTATAAGTTTGTTTAAATATGAGTGTCAAATTGTGAACcacaaataaaatatgaaacacACAAATGGTTTATGCTGATTATTTTGGTTCAGTCCCGAGAGAAATATTGTGTTCATTTATATGTTGACTATTATGTAAACCAACAAATTTTATACATGGTGACGGGTTATATAAATATGTTCGAGTGAGTGTAGATTAACGATTTGGTAGAGTGGATTTTTTCTGAATAATATTTGATAGTTAATGTAAATACTTATTGTTGGAGTTTAAATCTTCCTTTTTTGAATTTCAGAATATTCTTCAATGgcataaattataatattagtGTGAAACAAATGGCAGATTCCTAGTTGCAATTATATGAACATTAAACATACATGCAAATTAAGTGTTTTGCCTAATGTTTTCACTCTCTTTGCCATCATTTGCACACGGCAAAGAAGCTACTTAACCAACTACTATCTCTTTATTATTACCTTTTGACATTTTGTAACCTTCTCTACTTATATTTTTGTGTGTGCACCAGCTTCCCACTTATACATACAATGAGAAAACTAAAAGAGGTTAGCAATTAGTGATATTAAAAATGTCTTTTTTAGAACAAGatattaacaaatatttatgtaaGAAATCAATAGAACATGGGaaatacaagaatcactaacaGCTCCAACATGCCACGATTATGTGAGTCTCGAAAATGTGTATTCAGATTCTAAAAGTGACTCTCAGCTTCTACTACATTCTTGTTCATTTTCTTCAGATTGTTTAGAAAGGAATTCTCATATTCAtgataaatacaaataataaaataatcaacAAACGATTATTGTTGGCCGTAAAAATAAATTGATGGGGTTGTTGAAGCcttttttaattcatatatttataaaggtttaaTATGGCAAAGTTGGTGAAAGCCAAGTGGAATTATCTAACATTGTACCTAAGCATGTTGAATTTATTCTTTCTACATTTCTTTCCATCTCTACTGAGTCTTGATTAgcgttttaaaatatttttaaaactttttgtgTTCAAACATGATTGGTCACGTCTTCACCTTTTCAATATGATTTCTCTCATTCTACATTCgccacttgtttttttttttggataaacaAATTGGCCTCTTGTTATTTTTACAAATTGGTAGGAATAACTGGAAAcacataattaaataaaattggcAAATTTCTTTTACCAATTTCCTGCCATGTCAAAAAGAGAAGGCAAGTTTGTCTGAATCCACCACCTATCAAATATATTGTTTCTGGAAACATTATGCACGTCTATATCTAACGTTATAACATAGCAAAGATGATCTTAGAGAACAAAAAGAGTCGTTGGGAAATGGAATTCAGTCAGTCAGCTAGAATATCAAAGAAAAACTGTTCTGTTTTATAAAAAGTTCTAAAGTTTCATGTAGTTATGATCGAACACCAAATCCAAGCAAAACAAATCAGTTGTCTAAAATAATGCTATTCTCAAACCATCAGGTTTAGGTTCGCTTCGGTTTCAaaattcaaaccgaacaaaaacaacataaaataaaatacacttTTCTCTAACATTCCATTTTGAACAGATTCTATAGTTCAATATTTtcctatatttattttcaaagttgtctattttattttagaaagtAAATTAGTTTCCACAGACCAAACAAAATAGAGCCAAAAGTCAAATCATAGTCCCATTTGGTATATTTTTGTCCAAACCTAAACAAATTTAACCGAAGTCAAAACGAACCGAAAAACCAGTGAAGcggattttaaaaatatgtgtgATCTTTTGACTATCTATTTTTGTTGTTGACAAAATTGACTTCACTTTAAACAGAGAAGCACATGTTACATGTGCACGTTCGTTGAAGATTCTACTACGTCTTTGCATAATCAAGAAAGTAACAAACAAGTAGCCAACTAACATGGCACGTGATAAAGCTTTTTATTTTCAAtggtttcgttttttttttttttttttgtaacttaatgGTTTCGTTTGTTTCTCTTTTGGTCCTACGTCTTTCATTGCATCTTCTGATTTGGCTTACACAGTCTATATGGTATAGCTTTGTTTTGAAAGATGTGGGCGCAACAGTGAAATTGTCTTATCATATATCACATATGAATTATTAATAACATGAAAATTATGGTTGGATGTTCCAATATTCACTaaggttttttttataatcGATTATCATGTTTCAGTTTTCTGTTATACATTTCTTGTCTGCCATGGTCAGGTGGATAATGAGGTAATTGTATTGTGTTTTACATGCTTTTTACATATCAGGATTCTGCAGTTATTAACAGAGAAGTCAATTTGACCACATGTTAATACTAATGATCAGCCAACGAACATGGTTGGGTTGATTCAGTCATTCAGGTAATAGTAATACCCATACCTATGACTTTGTGAAGGGTAATTTCGTAAAAGTCTCCTAATCCTTCGGTTAGTTATTATAGTTAATACACTTAGATCATATTTACTTCTTGATGACTGCAGTGGCAGAAACCCACAGAGCTTCTTCTGATCAAGGGTTACTTCAATAGTGGGTGGCTCAGTGGCTCTACAACAGGTCAACAGCTTCCAATGTAGCAATATCCCGGATAGTTTATAAAACCTTCTATTCTATGCACCTAACAGTTTCTTAACAAACTTACAAAGTGAAAACAGGCCTTCgtgttaaaaaagaaaagaaaataggcCTATTAACTGTTAAAGCCCATATACCTTACAGTCACACTCTCTGGTGACCCCTTCGTTCTTCCCGATGCTTTTCTCATCTTTCAATCTCTTAGTTTGGCCAAAAGGCCCGTTAACTTTTCTTTCTAGCTGCTTAATGGATATTTTCAATATACGTGGTTTCTAGGAAAATTACAGACAAAACATTTTTGTTCAGTTTCACTTTTTTTCAGTTTCATAATCAAACGCTAATGGGTTGAGGTGTAGTGGCTGTAGTTAGCAATGATTGTTCCGACTTGTAGTttagttttgattattttttatttgataaaaccTTCATTCAGAAAACAGATTACTTACTTGAATTCCATTTAACACaagattatatttttgttttcacttaaaaaataaacaataaccaAACTACCCACAAAACCAGTTTTTTATTATTCCGAACCGGAACTGAAGGAATCAAACCAAAACATACTTAACAAACAGAATTACATAAACCGAAACAACTCACAAACCTCgattaaattataaaacgaGATTAATTAAGAAACAAGTACGATGAGTTTTCACGGTGCTACAACAACGGGAGATTTGACGGCGGCGACGGTGAAGTCCATGACCACAATCTTGTCGATGACGGCGGTGAAAGCGGCAGAGAACTCAACGTGAAGAGGATGGCCTGTGAAAGAAACGTAAGCATCTTTGTTCTCAAAAGTCATCGAGAATGCATGAGTGAATCCTTGTCTAAGCATCTCGTGACTCTCATTATCTTCTCCCCTAGTTATCATCAAATCGTACGGTCATTAATTAGAAatacaatgttttattttagttattaacaaaaaaaaaaaatagaagtgaCGAACCATTCAAAGGATTTGACAGAATCAATTTGAGAAACAAGATTCTCTAATCCCTTCAAGATCTCATCAACCTTAGCATCTTCCTTAAACTTCACAACCACCAAATGCTTAAACCCTGAAGTCGCCATTAATAATCACTCTTTTAGCTTCCTCACACACTTGAAGCATCTTATTATATAGAGGTGGAGATTTCCATGTGGACATGTGCACGTATGAACGCGTACGTGTGAATGAATGTACACATGTGTATGTTTCTGTGTTCATGTGTGTGAACAATAATGCTTTTTGATGTGCTAGATTTCGATGTACAAACTTCTGACATTaccttttttttgtgcaacccTTCTGATATTACTCTACATGACTATTTGTCTCTGAAATAAAACCTTTTGTTtggttttcatttgtttttttttttcaaactagtCTTCGACAACTTGCATGTGTTTGTCAGGTCACAGTTCGTATTTCGAACATCTCGTAcgatttttttatattgattGCGTTTGGTCCAATGTCTGTTCTCATTCACTAAAAAAGTTCAACTTGTTTAGCTGTGATGCATAGCCGCACTAGCTAAGGTTTAGCGTACCACACAAAGCATAGTacatttttggtttaaaaactttaaatgtGTTAATAACTAATCTAATTAAAAGTTTCTAACCTTTTTGGCGATTGATTATATTCATGAAGCTATTTATTACCATTTGAACGGTTATCAAGTTTTCACTTTTCACATTTTCAACAAGTGATTCCATTACATATGTATGTCAAAAATCTAACTAAAGATATTTGCAATCAAATTTTCCTTGAAATTCATATACTTCGATAATATCTCCCCTTCCGAATAATCCTATCATAATCTAACTTACCATTTTGTAACAACAAGATGCAATAATATGTTAACCTTTCTGATCGATGGTGACAAAATAGTGCGTGACCGGTTGGTTGAGGTTACATCGTTGTCGATTGCCATAtaatgttatttttaatttggaaACATATACAAGATTATGCGACATAAATATTAAGCCGTGGTGATGTTATTGTCTTATAGTATTCATTCCAGTATCTGACTACGAGAAATGATTCCTTCTGGCACTCTTAAGTTTTATTTGAAATGGCCTACAAATGCATACCAACAAGAGCTGAAAGAAACCAcacatttttgtttgtttgtaatttTCTCCATATTCATGCATGTATTCAACGAACTCTCTACACGTTTGATTTTATGAATACTAGAAATGTAGGTACATAGCTTAAATGATTTTACTTTCCTACCAAAACCGATATCAAACCAAAAGGATGCTTGCTCGATTTTGGATATTAATACAATGTAAAATGAACCATTGGCCTTGGATTGGAATATAATAATCACTCAACCCTAATAAGGGGTACAAAGGATATCATTCTTTTCAGGAACAAGATCTGAGCAGAAATCAAAAGTCCAATGGAAAGAGAAACATGGTGCATGGATTTGAGTCAGCTCAATGTCTTTTGTGAACCACTTTATCAAAAAAAGTTTGGTTCAGCCATACCATTTTGCCATAATCCTTCTTGCGCTTTCATTTCTTCTTCTCAAGTCACATGAAAATTGGACCCACAATTGTAActtcttcattatttccttCATATTGATATGATTAAAGTAGCATGTGGCCGTGCTCTTAAATCAATTCCCACTGAAAATGACATCATATCGACCCGTTGCCTAACATTATTGATGCTACTTTATAACAAAATGTGGAGGAGATTTCAAATGAAATGTCTAGTTCAAATCTTTTACTTCTGCAAACATTTTTTATGCTTAAGATTGGTTAACTTCATACGTGCATGTTTTACCTCATGTGTATAGAGCTTAAATGAGCATGTGAAGTTTCTATACtggatttcagatttttttctgtttcttaAGCTAGCATGCCATATGTGGAACATCTATATCACTTTAGTTTGATAGATTCAGGGCCGGATCTGGACCACTGAAACATATCTAACTTAGATTATGCTAATTTTCCATTTCTGAAAGTTGAGCCACTTACTACTATATCACGTTTTATTAGTTAATATAGTAtttcacttttaaaattttcaaaaaatgtttttttaagaatttgatattataattcaacatatacatttttttagttatagcaataatatttgaaaaattatgGAATCAGAAGCAACATTGAGCTTTGTAACGGTAAAAAGATAAATAGCTAGGAGGTATGAATGCCTGAATGATTATATATGGATCTAACAAGTTGTCAAAAAGAGATTTTAGACATGGATCGTGTTTCGGTGTTAAAGATGGGAATCCGTCAGGTTGGTCGGGTTCGGTGTAAAGCACTCAAATGTTttcttatttacatttttttttgttaatttgacAGCTGAGTGACAAGATAATCCCAAAGAGCACAAGGTTGAAGGCAATGGCTCACAAAAATTTCAGAAACATCGTCTCCTTCAAATAGTAATAGACTATGTGGTTAGAGAAATAGAGCCAAGTCTTCAAGAGAAACAACCATCGCTAGCATCGAACTCTTTGAAATTTGGGTATCTGGTAATAGCATGAATAAAATACATGACCTATGCAACTATCCACCACTTAATCTTTGGCAGTGATGAC includes the following:
- the LOC103845521 gene encoding stress-response A/B barrel domain-containing protein At5g22580; protein product: MATSGFKHLVVVKFKEDAKVDEILKGLENLVSQIDSVKSFEWGEDNESHEMLRQGFTHAFSMTFENKDAYVSFTGHPLHVEFSAAFTAVIDKIVVMDFTVAAVKSPVVVAP